The following are from one region of the Candidatus Abyssobacteria bacterium SURF_5 genome:
- a CDS encoding aldehyde ferredoxin oxidoreductase, translating into MRKILRVNMTDLSIRAEELPQEYLDLGGRGLTSSIINREVPPTCFPLGAHNKMVIAPGYLSGTGTPCSGRLSIGAKSPLTGGIKESNVGGMASQKLARLGIAAIVIEGQPKEDGLHVLSISKDAARLEQAGDLAGKGNYAVCESVRRNHGEKVASLSIGQAGEMLLHGSSVASSDMEGMPNRHAGRGGMGAVMGSKGLKAIVIDDAGTAPVQPKQKAEYNAVTREFTKSMREAKGFLEQLRTCGTPGGIPNFNAFGTLPTRNFSAGAYEYAEQIQGLAIIEIAKSRGAKMHSCSPSCPVRCSIVYHDQNHQFLVSGLEYETVALLGSNLLVHDLDAIALMNRLLNDVGLDTIETGAAIGVAMEAGYLRFGDSESAIELIQEVAQGTIRGRMIGSGAVVTGKMLGVKKVPAVKGQAIPAHHPQGNKIAGVTYCTSPMGADHTAGIIYDNTVHNPEGKVEKSLAVQIQMGFIDTLGMCMFSRACPNYNDYLVKTLTAFNGAPFTEENLLDLGRRTLRAEHDFNRRAGFTSSHDRLPEFMTEVRIKPHDLVFDVPYEEVDTLKGKLLD; encoded by the coding sequence ATGCGAAAGATTCTCAGGGTCAACATGACCGATTTATCCATCAGAGCTGAAGAACTGCCGCAGGAATACCTGGATCTCGGAGGAAGAGGCCTCACTTCTTCCATAATAAATAGGGAAGTGCCGCCGACCTGCTTTCCGCTCGGTGCGCACAACAAAATGGTCATTGCTCCGGGTTACCTCTCCGGCACCGGCACGCCGTGCTCCGGCCGGCTTTCCATCGGCGCCAAAAGCCCGCTCACCGGCGGCATCAAGGAAAGCAACGTCGGAGGAATGGCGTCTCAGAAATTGGCGCGTCTCGGGATCGCGGCCATCGTCATCGAGGGACAGCCGAAAGAGGACGGCCTTCATGTGCTGAGCATATCCAAAGATGCGGCGCGTCTCGAACAAGCCGGCGATCTTGCGGGAAAAGGCAATTATGCGGTGTGCGAGAGCGTTCGCCGAAACCATGGTGAAAAGGTGGCCAGTCTCTCGATTGGACAGGCGGGCGAAATGCTGCTGCATGGCTCGAGCGTCGCGTCAAGTGATATGGAAGGAATGCCGAATCGCCATGCCGGCCGCGGCGGCATGGGCGCCGTGATGGGTTCAAAAGGACTCAAAGCCATCGTTATCGATGACGCCGGCACGGCGCCGGTTCAGCCGAAGCAGAAAGCAGAATATAACGCGGTCACCCGCGAGTTCACGAAATCGATGCGCGAGGCCAAGGGATTCCTCGAACAATTGCGCACCTGCGGAACACCCGGCGGCATTCCCAATTTCAACGCTTTCGGCACGCTGCCCACCCGCAATTTCTCGGCGGGCGCCTACGAGTACGCCGAGCAGATTCAGGGATTGGCTATCATAGAAATCGCGAAGAGCCGCGGCGCAAAGATGCATTCCTGTTCGCCAAGCTGCCCGGTAAGGTGCTCGATTGTCTATCACGATCAGAATCATCAGTTCCTGGTGAGTGGATTGGAATATGAGACGGTTGCGCTGCTGGGTTCAAACCTCCTCGTTCACGATCTGGATGCGATCGCGCTGATGAACCGTCTGCTCAACGATGTCGGCCTCGATACGATTGAAACGGGCGCAGCTATCGGAGTGGCCATGGAGGCGGGGTATCTCAGGTTCGGCGACAGCGAGAGCGCAATCGAGCTGATCCAGGAGGTCGCGCAGGGAACAATTCGGGGCCGCATGATTGGGAGCGGAGCGGTTGTCACGGGCAAAATGCTGGGTGTCAAGAAGGTCCCCGCCGTCAAGGGGCAGGCGATTCCCGCGCACCATCCGCAGGGCAACAAGATCGCGGGCGTCACCTACTGCACCAGCCCGATGGGCGCCGACCATACGGCCGGCATCATTTACGACAACACCGTCCACAATCCGGAAGGGAAGGTGGAAAAATCGCTCGCGGTCCAGATCCAGATGGGATTCATCGACACGCTCGGCATGTGCATGTTTTCGCGCGCATGCCCGAATTATAATGATTATCTGGTGAAGACGCTTACGGCGTTTAACGGCGCTCCGTTCACGGAGGAGAATCTTCTCGATCTCGGGCGGCGGACGTTGCGCGCCGAGCACGACTTCAACCGGCGCGCCGGGTTTACCTCATCGCATGACCGCCTGCCGGAATTCATGACCGAGGTCAGAATCAAGCCGCACGACCTCGTCTTCGACGTGCCGTATGAGGAAGTGGATACGCTGAAGGGAAAGCTGCTGGATTGA
- a CDS encoding enoyl-CoA hydratase (Catalyzes the reversible hydration of unsaturated fatty acyl-CoA to beta-hydroxyacyl-CoA): MSYTQILFETGGRVATITFNRPERLNAFTYTLAGEMVDALKKVDANDDLRVTVVTGAGRGFCAGMDLAAGGTTFNPGAQQKSGRERMDLSVSDLLPSLLNLKKPIIVAVNGPAVGVGLTMILPMDIRIAAESARFGMVFVRRGVVPELASPWFLPRIIGVSKAAELMYTGRIIGAKEALECGLVSKVVPDAELMNAAQSMANEIAANTAPVSVALTRHMLWKFLAESDLNRVEEINHAYFAWTGAQPDCQEGIMSFLEKRPPDWKMKVSKDMPEFFPLS; this comes from the coding sequence ATGAGCTATACGCAGATCCTGTTTGAGACCGGCGGACGGGTGGCGACTATTACCTTTAACCGCCCGGAGCGGCTCAATGCATTCACCTACACGCTTGCCGGTGAAATGGTGGACGCTCTCAAGAAAGTTGACGCGAACGACGACCTGCGGGTAACCGTCGTCACCGGTGCGGGAAGAGGTTTCTGCGCGGGAATGGATTTGGCCGCAGGCGGGACTACATTCAATCCCGGGGCTCAACAGAAAAGCGGGCGCGAAAGGATGGACCTGTCCGTGAGCGACCTTCTGCCTTCGCTCCTCAACTTGAAGAAGCCGATCATCGTCGCGGTGAATGGCCCGGCAGTAGGCGTGGGCCTGACGATGATACTCCCGATGGATATCCGGATCGCGGCTGAAAGCGCTCGCTTCGGCATGGTGTTCGTCCGTCGCGGAGTCGTCCCGGAACTTGCAAGCCCCTGGTTCCTTCCACGGATAATCGGCGTAAGCAAAGCGGCTGAATTGATGTACACCGGCCGAATCATAGGCGCAAAAGAAGCGCTGGAATGCGGGCTGGTCAGCAAAGTCGTGCCGGATGCGGAATTAATGAATGCCGCGCAGTCGATGGCGAACGAGATCGCCGCCAATACTGCTCCGGTCAGCGTCGCTCTTACGAGACACATGCTCTGGAAGTTCCTTGCGGAAAGCGATCTGAACAGGGTCGAGGAAATCAATCATGCGTACTTCGCGTGGACCGGTGCCCAACCCGACTGTCAGGAAGGGATCATGTCGTTCCTCGAGAAGAGGCCGCCTGATTGGAAAATGAAGGTCAGCAAGGACATGCCGGAGTTTTTCCCGCTGTCATGA
- a CDS encoding NAD(P)/FAD-dependent oxidoreductase: MQKNVIIIGAGFGGLSVGALLAKCGIPVTIFESDSEIGGRAKCIEKDGYIIDLGLHANRFGHQGPAARVLDMVGESIEFARKKDRTSYVYQDGRLIKRPNGVEDFMQTELVPDESRPALLQTIFEMIGEDPSRWYDKTLLEFVERHTQDEHVKRFFRLLGFTIIAPDIESASAGEVMDFVKNAQIAEEPLAEPVGGVKQITDKLRYVIERNGGEIKTGMPVSGIEIQKERAIGVTARGRLYLGDAVVFTPPVQHLFNCVSTEPFPQEFIDYAWSLEPTSGVSIDFGLRKPVSDMEGNIICLDPVVLGSFPSNYDISLAPRGKQLSTWLMVVPREQAKKGPTLKNALDLLREFIRNLYPDFFEYVEWERPLAYVILDGTLLKVGQTRVDRHDIRSPYVPNLFFVGDTAKGDGCSGDIAFDSAIKAAPMIRDHLKQ, encoded by the coding sequence ATGCAAAAGAACGTCATCATTATTGGCGCCGGATTCGGCGGTTTATCCGTAGGCGCGTTATTGGCAAAGTGCGGCATTCCCGTCACTATTTTCGAATCCGACTCTGAAATCGGAGGTCGCGCCAAATGCATCGAGAAGGACGGTTATATCATCGATCTGGGGTTGCATGCCAACCGCTTCGGACATCAAGGCCCCGCCGCGCGCGTTCTTGATATGGTCGGGGAATCCATCGAGTTCGCGAGGAAAAAGGACAGGACCTCATACGTTTATCAGGACGGCAGGCTGATCAAGCGGCCGAATGGTGTTGAAGACTTCATGCAGACCGAACTCGTGCCGGACGAGAGCCGGCCCGCCCTCTTGCAAACCATCTTTGAAATGATTGGCGAAGACCCGTCTCGATGGTACGACAAGACCCTCCTCGAGTTTGTCGAGCGTCATACTCAGGACGAGCACGTGAAACGTTTCTTCCGCCTGCTCGGATTCACCATAATCGCCCCCGATATCGAGAGTGCTTCGGCGGGCGAGGTCATGGATTTCGTGAAGAATGCGCAAATAGCGGAAGAACCTTTGGCTGAGCCTGTCGGCGGCGTAAAGCAGATCACCGATAAGTTGAGATACGTGATTGAGCGAAACGGCGGCGAGATCAAGACGGGCATGCCTGTTTCCGGAATAGAAATTCAAAAGGAAAGGGCGATCGGCGTGACGGCCCGCGGTCGTCTGTACCTCGGTGACGCCGTAGTCTTCACTCCGCCGGTCCAGCACCTGTTCAATTGCGTTTCAACCGAACCATTCCCCCAGGAGTTCATAGATTATGCCTGGTCGCTTGAGCCCACTTCCGGCGTCAGCATCGATTTCGGCCTGAGAAAACCTGTGAGCGATATGGAAGGCAACATCATCTGCCTCGATCCCGTCGTGCTTGGGAGCTTTCCCTCAAATTACGACATTTCGCTCGCGCCGCGCGGAAAACAGCTTTCCACGTGGCTCATGGTTGTCCCGCGCGAGCAGGCCAAAAAAGGACCGACGCTGAAAAATGCGCTTGACTTGTTGCGCGAATTCATCCGAAATCTCTATCCCGATTTCTTCGAGTACGTCGAGTGGGAGCGCCCGCTTGCTTATGTGATTCTTGATGGAACTCTGCTGAAAGTGGGCCAGACGCGTGTTGACCGTCACGATATCAGGTCGCCGTATGTGCCAAACCTGTTCTTCGTCGGCGACACCGCGAAAGGAGACGGCTGCAGCGGAGACATTGCATTCGATTCGGCCATCAAAGCGGCGCCGATGATCAGAGATCACTTGAAACAATAA
- a CDS encoding enoyl-CoA hydratase, translating into METMRLETAEGVRSIVFCRAREYNTITFQFRDELSRAIDEADADPEVRVILLRAEGPAFCAGYGLDWSTASQAEEAATGAVVSSTAKRVWNSVADYQVMSTFVDTYMKLWYAKKPTIAAVQGWCIGGGTDMVLCADIIIAADNAIFGYPPARVWGTPTTAMWVYRMGLEQTKRYLLTGDEIPAKKAAEIGLILEVAPAEELQEHAFALARRMARLPLNQLIMLKLLANQTVENMGLASSRMLGTLFDGIARHTQEGLDFVKRAQEAGFRQAVRERDNPFEDYGSRKKA; encoded by the coding sequence ATGGAAACCATGCGTCTGGAGACAGCCGAGGGCGTGCGTTCGATTGTGTTTTGCCGGGCGCGCGAGTACAACACGATCACGTTTCAATTTCGCGACGAGCTATCGCGCGCGATCGACGAGGCCGACGCCGACCCCGAAGTGCGCGTCATTCTTCTTCGCGCCGAGGGACCTGCATTCTGCGCGGGTTACGGGCTGGACTGGTCAACGGCATCGCAGGCGGAAGAGGCCGCGACCGGAGCCGTCGTATCGTCGACCGCGAAGCGGGTGTGGAATTCAGTCGCCGATTACCAGGTGATGTCGACCTTCGTCGACACCTACATGAAGCTGTGGTATGCGAAGAAGCCGACCATTGCCGCGGTGCAGGGCTGGTGCATCGGCGGCGGGACGGATATGGTGCTGTGCGCCGATATCATAATTGCGGCCGATAACGCAATCTTCGGGTATCCGCCGGCGCGGGTATGGGGCACGCCGACGACGGCGATGTGGGTGTATCGCATGGGGCTCGAACAGACGAAGCGTTATCTTTTGACCGGCGACGAGATTCCTGCGAAAAAGGCGGCCGAGATCGGATTGATTCTGGAAGTCGCTCCGGCGGAAGAATTGCAAGAGCACGCGTTTGCGCTGGCGAGGCGGATGGCGCGGCTGCCTTTGAACCAGCTCATCATGCTGAAGCTGTTGGCGAATCAGACGGTGGAGAATATGGGATTGGCGTCGAGCCGGATGCTCGGGACGCTCTTCGACGGCATCGCGCGCCACACGCAGGAGGGGCTCGATTTCGTCAAGCGCGCGCAGGAGGCGGGCTTCCGTCAGGCGGTAAGAGAGCGCGACAACCCGTTTGAGGATTACGGAAGCAGGAAGAAGGCGTAG
- a CDS encoding acetyl-CoA C-acetyltransferase has protein sequence MGEAVIAGYLRTAQSRSRPNDPARDWFGQVRADRMVAEVATEIIKRTGIDPKEIDNCVTGSAMGVNEQWTYGGRMPVFLANLPETLAARFVDQQCGSAMAAVQIGAMEIMCGYSDVVLCLGMEHMSRVPMDMVARGSDAIRPNMDLMGDEKYAHWDMMTTMNMGLTAEKLARQAGITKEEMDKWAKRSHELAAKGQKEGFFDGEILPFEAEQADGSKLLVKKDQAVRADTTLEGLAGLKPAFRPDGIITAGNSSPLNAAATGMILMSKETAKKKGIKPLAKIVSMGWAGVDPTIMGAGPVPASKKALAKAGLKASDIDYWEINEAFCVVALNCIKELGIDPNKVNVMGGGTAIGHPLGATGIRLLGTLARILQKNNARYGLANACVGGGQGIATIIEREK, from the coding sequence ATGGGTGAAGCTGTCATTGCAGGATATCTGAGAACGGCTCAATCGAGGTCGCGGCCCAATGACCCGGCGCGTGATTGGTTCGGGCAAGTCAGGGCTGACAGGATGGTTGCGGAAGTCGCCACCGAAATTATCAAAAGGACCGGCATTGACCCAAAGGAAATTGACAACTGCGTCACCGGCTCCGCCATGGGGGTGAACGAGCAGTGGACGTATGGCGGCAGGATGCCCGTATTCCTCGCCAATCTGCCGGAGACGCTTGCCGCCCGCTTCGTCGATCAGCAGTGCGGTTCCGCCATGGCCGCCGTTCAGATCGGCGCGATGGAAATCATGTGCGGCTATTCCGACGTGGTGCTTTGTCTCGGCATGGAGCACATGAGCCGGGTCCCGATGGACATGGTCGCCCGCGGTAGCGATGCGATCAGGCCGAATATGGACCTGATGGGCGATGAAAAGTATGCGCATTGGGATATGATGACGACGATGAATATGGGCCTGACCGCCGAAAAGCTGGCGCGGCAGGCAGGCATCACTAAAGAGGAAATGGATAAGTGGGCCAAGCGCAGCCATGAACTGGCCGCGAAAGGGCAAAAAGAAGGCTTCTTCGACGGCGAGATCCTGCCGTTCGAGGCCGAGCAGGCTGACGGTTCGAAACTGCTTGTCAAAAAAGATCAGGCCGTTCGCGCCGATACAACGCTCGAAGGTCTCGCCGGCTTGAAGCCCGCTTTCCGGCCCGACGGCATCATCACCGCCGGCAATTCTTCCCCCCTGAATGCGGCGGCCACCGGCATGATTCTGATGTCAAAGGAAACGGCGAAAAAGAAGGGCATCAAGCCGCTGGCGAAGATCGTTTCCATGGGGTGGGCCGGCGTAGACCCCACCATCATGGGCGCAGGCCCGGTACCGGCCAGCAAAAAGGCGCTCGCAAAGGCCGGCCTCAAAGCCAGTGACATTGACTACTGGGAAATCAACGAGGCCTTCTGCGTTGTCGCCCTCAATTGCATCAAGGAATTGGGAATCGACCCCAATAAAGTCAACGTGATGGGCGGCGGAACCGCCATCGGGCATCCGCTGGGCGCCACCGGCATCCGGCTGCTCGGGACCCTCGCCCGCATCCTTCAGAAGAATAACGCCCGCTATGGCCTCGCAAATGCGTGCGTCGGCGGCGGCCAAGGCATTGCCACTATCATTGAAAGAGAAAAATAA
- a CDS encoding VOC family protein, with product MEAKKTNWKPEGFHSLTPHLTVSDVEKAIEFYKDAFAAEEISRLAGPGGAGVMHAELKIGDSFFMLGQSCDESSHEEHHEKYHGEEHEGKHKEHEEHASCMVHIYVEDVDAAFERAKAAGAKVTMPPENMFWGDRYGMVSDPFGHSWSLATHIEDITPEQMSERAEEFFAKMSKK from the coding sequence ATGGAAGCAAAGAAAACAAATTGGAAGCCGGAAGGGTTTCATTCCCTTACACCCCACCTTACGGTCAGCGATGTTGAAAAAGCCATTGAGTTTTACAAAGACGCTTTTGCGGCCGAAGAAATCTCGCGCCTGGCGGGTCCCGGCGGAGCCGGCGTGATGCATGCCGAACTCAAGATCGGCGACTCGTTCTTCATGTTGGGCCAGAGTTGTGATGAATCAAGCCACGAGGAACATCATGAAAAATATCATGGAGAAGAACACGAGGGGAAACACAAAGAGCACGAGGAACATGCAAGCTGCATGGTGCATATATACGTTGAAGATGTTGACGCCGCATTTGAGCGGGCGAAGGCGGCGGGGGCGAAGGTGACGATGCCGCCCGAGAACATGTTCTGGGGAGACCGGTACGGAATGGTCAGCGATCCGTTTGGACATTCGTGGTCGCTGGCGACTCATATAGAGGATATCACGCCGGAACAAATGAGCGAGCGCGCGGAGGAATTCTTCGCGAAAATGAGCAAAAAGTAA
- a CDS encoding aromatic ring hydroxylase produces the protein MRTKEQYIAGLKKMRRNIYVNGQRIDRDDELQMDCLNTIGVTFDYANNPEYEDLCTATSHLTGKKINRFCHVHHSKEDLHKKQDMTRMLCRVVGGCIQRCMGIDGSNAIYNVSYEADKGNNGATEYHENFKKWLKRFQEEDLVGCCAQTDVKGHRMKRPSEQEDPDLYLRVVEKKKDGVVVRGCKVHNSEASVADEILVVPTRALKPEEKDWAIAFALPGDWEGIKQVVSIHNLRKREHFPRGFTPGATDSYTIFDNVFVPWDRVFLCGETIHGGACALLFALFHRHSYSGCKPAIGDLLLGTAALIAEYNGIHKASHVRAKLAEFIMVTELGYAAGFTASELGGKELFVPTMGKMPYGPGSYIPDSIYANVGRCLTGEAVFHESEMLCDLAGGIPATFPYEGDFVNPETKDLLNKYIMRNPDISAENAAQLWRYVGDLLVSASAGVHAFGSYHGGGSPIMEQIAITSQYDINTRKEMVKRLAGIKD, from the coding sequence ATGCGTACGAAAGAACAGTACATTGCGGGTCTAAAGAAAATGCGCCGAAACATTTATGTGAACGGCCAGAGGATCGACCGCGACGACGAGTTGCAGATGGATTGCCTCAACACCATTGGGGTTACATTCGATTATGCCAATAATCCGGAATATGAAGACCTGTGCACAGCCACCTCGCATCTCACCGGCAAGAAGATCAACCGGTTCTGCCATGTTCATCATAGCAAGGAAGACCTGCACAAAAAGCAGGATATGACCCGCATGCTCTGCAGGGTGGTCGGCGGGTGTATTCAGCGCTGCATGGGCATTGACGGCTCCAATGCCATTTACAATGTCTCGTACGAGGCTGATAAGGGGAACAACGGCGCCACCGAATATCATGAGAATTTCAAGAAATGGCTCAAGCGCTTTCAGGAAGAAGACTTGGTCGGTTGCTGCGCGCAGACGGACGTGAAGGGACACCGGATGAAACGGCCCAGTGAGCAGGAAGACCCGGATCTGTACCTGCGGGTGGTCGAGAAGAAGAAGGACGGCGTTGTGGTCCGCGGCTGCAAAGTCCATAATTCAGAGGCTTCCGTGGCCGATGAAATTTTGGTGGTTCCCACCCGCGCCCTCAAACCCGAAGAAAAAGATTGGGCGATCGCATTCGCGCTGCCCGGCGATTGGGAAGGCATCAAGCAGGTGGTAAGCATCCACAACCTTCGCAAACGGGAGCATTTCCCTCGTGGATTCACCCCCGGCGCAACCGATTCCTACACCATATTCGATAACGTATTCGTTCCGTGGGACCGCGTGTTCCTGTGCGGCGAAACGATTCACGGCGGCGCCTGCGCTCTGCTGTTCGCGCTGTTCCATCGCCACAGCTACTCCGGCTGCAAGCCGGCCATCGGCGACCTGCTGCTCGGAACGGCCGCGCTGATTGCGGAATACAACGGCATCCACAAAGCCTCGCACGTGCGCGCGAAACTTGCCGAATTCATCATGGTAACCGAACTCGGGTACGCGGCCGGCTTCACGGCGTCTGAGCTTGGCGGAAAGGAATTGTTCGTTCCCACCATGGGCAAGATGCCGTACGGCCCCGGCAGCTACATTCCGGATAGCATCTACGCCAACGTTGGACGCTGCCTCACCGGTGAGGCCGTTTTCCACGAGAGCGAGATGCTGTGCGATCTCGCAGGCGGTATCCCGGCCACGTTCCCGTACGAAGGCGATTTTGTCAATCCGGAAACCAAGGATCTGCTGAACAAGTACATCATGAGGAATCCGGACATTTCCGCCGAAAACGCGGCGCAATTGTGGCGCTATGTCGGCGACCTGCTCGTATCGGCCAGCGCCGGCGTCCACGCGTTCGGCAGTTATCACGGCGGCGGCTCTCCCATCATGGAGCAGATTGCCATTACCTCGCAATACGACATCAATACGCGCAAGGAGATGGTCAAACGCCTCGCGGGAATCAAGGACTAA
- a CDS encoding GIY-YIG nuclease family protein, whose protein sequence is MKPSYVYILASGKNGTLYIGVTNELVKRVYQHKANLVEGFTKRYCVHDLVYYDQFEDIREAIEREEQIKRWKRRWKLQLIEESNPHWRDLYQDVIH, encoded by the coding sequence ATGAAGCCTTCCTACGTTTACATATTGGCAAGCGGCAAGAACGGTACTCTTTATATTGGTGTGACGAATGAACTTGTGAAGAGAGTATATCAACATAAGGCTAATCTCGTGGAAGGTTTTACAAAGCGATACTGTGTTCATGACCTGGTTTACTATGACCAGTTTGAAGATATACGAGAAGCGATTGAGAGAGAAGAGCAAATCAAGCGGTGGAAGCGGCGGTGGAAATTGCAGCTGATTGAAGAGAGCAATCCGCACTGGAGGGATCTTTATCAGGACGTGATTCACTAG
- a CDS encoding D-aminoacylase produces the protein MMFDLLIQNVQVLDGLGKKEFHSDIAVKGDEIAEIGNLAGAEAKRVLNGKGLHISPGFIDVHTHSEFLYPLNPNAESKVHQGVTTEIIGHCGISAAPMFGDARREAESLTKMIGIDISWSNFSEYTRQLHERGIALNVIHLLGHGALRDAVMGRTDREPTDDEIRRMQTEIDRAFEQGAWGMSTGLIYPPGIYSTTKELIELNKAVARNGGIYSTHVRGEGATLLKAFGEAIEIGECAGVPVQISHIKAAGKNHWPLGPKALEKMQKALEMGMDIAADMYPYTAGHTELSALLPYWMHNEGNQKLLERLRDPAVRDRIKTEMMRGGEEFSPENLNGGYDGLFIGLSLGHPEYQGKTVKKISEELKKDPADTIMDIILECNCVAFVNIMDQSEDNVRMFIQHPKVMIGSDASAMAPYGMLGMVVPHPRTYGTFPRVLARYVRQEKILSLPEAIRKMTSLPAARWGISDRGVIGRGKKADLVVFDAGTIEDRATYENPNQYPVGIRAVVVNGKIVVENDEHTGELPGRVLTR, from the coding sequence ATGATGTTCGATCTGCTCATTCAAAATGTTCAGGTGCTCGATGGCCTCGGAAAGAAAGAGTTCCACTCCGACATCGCCGTGAAAGGCGATGAGATAGCCGAAATCGGCAACCTTGCCGGGGCGGAGGCGAAGCGCGTGCTCAACGGCAAGGGACTGCACATCTCCCCCGGCTTCATCGATGTTCACACCCATTCCGAGTTCCTCTATCCGCTCAACCCGAATGCCGAAAGCAAGGTCCACCAGGGAGTGACCACTGAAATCATCGGCCACTGCGGAATATCGGCGGCGCCCATGTTCGGCGACGCGAGGCGGGAAGCCGAATCGTTGACCAAGATGATCGGCATCGACATCTCCTGGAGCAATTTTTCCGAATATACCCGGCAGCTTCACGAGCGCGGGATCGCGCTCAACGTGATTCATCTGCTTGGTCATGGCGCTCTTCGCGACGCCGTAATGGGACGAACCGATCGCGAACCGACTGACGATGAAATCCGGCGGATGCAGACCGAAATCGATCGCGCCTTCGAACAGGGCGCGTGGGGAATGTCAACCGGTCTGATCTATCCACCCGGCATCTATTCGACTACAAAGGAGCTCATCGAGCTGAACAAGGCTGTCGCTCGCAACGGCGGCATTTACTCCACTCACGTGCGGGGCGAAGGTGCGACTTTACTCAAAGCCTTCGGCGAAGCGATCGAAATCGGTGAATGCGCCGGTGTGCCGGTCCAGATCAGTCACATCAAGGCTGCCGGGAAAAACCACTGGCCGCTCGGCCCGAAGGCGCTTGAAAAAATGCAAAAGGCGCTGGAGATGGGAATGGACATCGCGGCCGATATGTATCCTTACACTGCCGGTCATACCGAGCTATCCGCGCTGCTGCCCTACTGGATGCATAATGAAGGCAATCAGAAACTGCTCGAACGGCTTCGGGATCCGGCGGTGCGCGATCGCATAAAAACCGAGATGATGCGGGGCGGTGAAGAGTTCAGCCCGGAAAACCTGAACGGCGGCTACGACGGCCTCTTCATCGGCCTGAGCCTTGGACATCCGGAATATCAGGGGAAGACAGTCAAGAAGATTTCCGAGGAATTGAAGAAGGATCCCGCCGATACCATTATGGACATTATCCTTGAGTGCAACTGCGTCGCTTTTGTGAACATCATGGACCAGTCCGAGGACAACGTCCGCATGTTCATTCAGCACCCGAAGGTGATGATCGGCTCCGACGCCTCCGCGATGGCGCCGTACGGGATGCTCGGCATGGTGGTCCCCCATCCGCGCACCTATGGAACGTTCCCGCGCGTGCTCGCCAGGTATGTCCGGCAGGAAAAAATCCTCTCGCTGCCCGAAGCGATTCGCAAAATGACCTCGCTCCCGGCGGCGCGCTGGGGCATCAGCGACAGAGGCGTTATCGGACGTGGGAAGAAGGCGGACCTCGTGGTTTTTGATGCAGGCACGATCGAGGATCGGGCCACATACGAGAACCCGAACCAGTATCCGGTCGGGATACGGGCGGTCGTCGTGAACGGAAAAATCGTGGTCGAGAACGACGAGCATACCGGCGAACTGCCGGGACGGGTATTGACGCGATAG